A window of the Brassica napus cultivar Da-Ae chromosome C5, Da-Ae, whole genome shotgun sequence genome harbors these coding sequences:
- the LOC106401460 gene encoding serine hydroxymethyltransferase 6 has translation MDRAAQSDLSLGFSSSHALPLPPPRIPIADDSITLQIDSSPTPPVPLQLLEQRFEGTGSSSRAIVDKDEDFDDDQRGEFILLGQPLKLKRCRGSSSSKRFAADPETRRAAVKAWGDQSLSEADPEIHEFMEKEKQRQFRGIELIASENFVCRAVMEALGSHLTNKYSEGMPGARYYTGNQYIDHIEILCQERALQAFGLHHEHWGVNVQPYSCTSANFAVFSGLLLPGERIMGLDSPSGGHMSHGYYTPGGKKVSGASIFFESFPYKVDPRTGYIDYDKLEEKALDYRPKILICGGSSYPRDWDFPRFRYVADKCGAVLMFDMAQISGLVAAKESPNPFDYCDIVTSTTHKSLRGPRGGIIFYRRGFKGKKQSINLNHCESNFQYDFEEKINFSVFPSLQGGPHNNHIAALAIALKQAASPEYKAYMRQVKKNAKALASALISKNCKLVTNGTDNHLMLWDLTPLGLTGKVYEKVCEMCHITVNKVAIFSENGVISPGGVRIGSPAMTSRGCLESDFETMAEFLYRAALIASAAQREQGKSLKSIYHCKDIADLRNQVEAFASQFAMPASDM, from the exons ATGGACCGTGCTGCTCAATCGGATCTCTCCTTGGGATTCAGCAGCTCCCACGCCTTGCCGCTTCCTCCTCCGCGAATCCCGATCGCCGATGACTCGATCACGCTTCAAATCGACTCCAGCCCGACGCCCCCCGTCCCTCTCCAGCTTCTCGAGCAGAGATTCGAAGGCACCGGATCGAGTAGCCGAGCCATCGTCGATAAAGACGAAGACTTTGATGATGATCAGAGGGGGGAGTTCATCCTATTGGGACAGCCGTTGAAGCTAAAACGCTGTAGAGGTAGCAGCAGTAGCAAGCGATTCGCAGCTGATCCAGAAACTAGACGAGCCGCCGTCAAAGCGTGGGGCGACCAGTCTCTCTCGGAAGCAGATCCCGAGATTCACGAGTTCATGGAGAAGGAGAAACAGAGACAGTTCAGAGGAATCGAGCTCATAGCCTCCGAGAATTTCGTGTGTAGAGCGGTGATGGAAGCTTTGGGAAGCCATTTGACTAACAAGTACTCAGAAGGCATGCCTGGAGCTAGATACTACACAGGGAACCAGTACATCGATCATATCGAGATTCTTTGCCAAGAACGTGCACTGCAAGCTTTCGGTCTTCACCATGAGCATTGGGGGGTTAACGTGCAGCCTTACTCTTGCACGTCCGCGAACTTCGCTGTCTTCTCTGGTCTTTTGTTGCCTGGTGAACGGATCATGGGGTTGGATTCTCCTTCGGGTGGTCATATGAGTCATGGATACTACACGCCGGGTGGGAAGAAAGTCTCTGGTGCGTCTATATTCTTTGAGAGCTTTCCCTATAAGGTGGATCCTCGTACAGGGTACATTGATTACGACAAGCTTGAGGAGAAGGCGCTTGACTATCGTCCTAAGATACTTATCTGTGGAGGGAGCTCGTATCCTAGAGACTGGGACTTTCCTAGGTTTAGGTATGTTGCTGACAAATGTGGAGCTGTTCTCATGTTTGACATGGCACAGATTAGCGGTCTTGTGGCTGCCAAG GAAAGTCCAAATCCATTTGATTATTGCGATATAGTTACCTCAACGACACACAAGTCTCTCCGGGGACCTAGGGGAGGTATCATATTTTACAGGAGAGGCTTCAAGGGCAAGAAGCAAAGCATAAATCTTAATCACTGCGAGAGCAATTTCCAATATGATTTTGAGGAGAAAATAAACTTTTCTGTCTTCCCATCGCTGCAAGGAGGTcctcacaataaccatatagcCGCTCTAGCCATTGCCCTGAAGCAGGCCGCTTCACCAGAGTACAAGGCTTACATGCGCCAGGTCAAGAAAAATGCCAAGGCTTTAGCATCTGCTTTGATAAGCAAAAACTGCAAGTTGGTAACAAATGGCACTGATAATCATTTGATGCTCTGGGATCTGACTCCTTTGGGATTGACAG GCAAAGTGTATGAGAAAGTATGCGAGATGTGCCATATCACGGTCAACAAAGTCGCCATTTTCAGTGAAAACGGTGTTATTTCCCCTGGAGGAGTGAGAATAG GTAGTCCGGCTATGACTTCAAGGGGCTGTCTAGAATCAGATTTTGAGACAATGGCTGAGTTTCTGTATAGAGCTGCTCTGATAGCAAGTGCTGCACAAAGGGAGCAGGGGAAGTCACTCAAAAGCATCTATCACTGTAAGGACATTGCAGATCTTAGGAACCAAGTCGAGGCTTTTGCTTCTCAGTTTGCAATGCCTGCGTCTGACATGTGA
- the LOC106399368 gene encoding uncharacterized protein LOC106399368 — protein sequence MDPSSANSVNGYYSFLNRSMDDLERVYLSNNFMSVQFLQRALCLLRTSHSHLTLLVQKLNLPVGDKWLDEYMDESSKLWEACLVIKSAVSSIENFSSAGISIASTLDGHYHHRRLSPQVSRQVIRAITGCRREAIGIEAENRALMENRVQRFPFWSEQSAATVMESSTKLQNGFSGFRGVLYATRNMSSLLLMVLMNGLVYCVPSDATLSQTQTQTQNQVSGFAGAMGRLQQRVAAEVGRTGMRKGILMHEYRRSKAALEELKAELERRGGGGGESEEEEGEREFRERVENLKGYFGNLRNGTESIVSQIDDFFDEIVEGRKKLLDFCSHR from the exons ATGGATCCGTCCTCTGCAAACTCAGTGAACGGATACTACTCGTTTCTAAACAGATCAATGGATGATCTCGAGAGGGTTTACCTCTCAAACAACTTCATGTCCGTACAGTTTTTGCAGAGAGCTCTCTGTCTCCTCCGCACCTCTCACTCGCATCTCACTCTCCTCGTTCAGAAACTTAACCTCCCTGTCGGAGACAAATGGCTCGATGAGTATATGGACGAAAGCTCCAAGCTTTGGGAAGCTTGTCTCGTCATCAAGTCCGCCGTTTCCTCCATAGAAAACTTCTCCTCCGCCGGAATTTCAATCGCCTCCACCCTCGACGGCCACTATCACCACCGTCGTCTCTCCCCTCAGGTGTCTCGCCAG GTGATAAGAGCGATCACAGGGTGCAGGAGAGAGGCGATTGGGATAGAGGCAGAGAACAGAGCTTTGATGGAGAATCGAGTTCAGAGGTTTCCGTTTTGGTCGGAGCAGTCGGCGGCGACGGTGATGGAGTCGTCGACGAAGTTACAGAACGGGTTCAGTGGTTTCCGCGGCGTACTCTACGCGACGAGGAACATGAGCTCGCTTCTACTCATGGTGTTGATGAACGGTCTCGTCTACTGTGTTCCCAGCGACGCAACCCTTTCGCAGACGCAAACGCAGACGCAGAATCAGGTCAGCGGCTTCGCCGGAGCGATGGGGAGGTTGCAGCAGAGAGTTGCGGCTGAGGTGGGGAGAACGGGGATGAGGAAGGGGATACTGATGCATGAGTATAGGAGGAGCAAGGCGGCGTTGGAAGAGCTTAAGGCGGAGCTTGAgcggagaggaggaggaggaggggaaagcgaggaggaggagggagagagggagtttagagagagagtggagAATCTgaaagggtattttggtaatttgagGAATGGGACAGAGAGTATAGTGTCGCAAATCGATGATTTCTTTGATGAAATTGTTGAAGGAAGAAAAAAGCTTTTGGATTTCTGCAGCCATAGATGA
- the LOC106401444 gene encoding F-box/kelch-repeat protein At1g22040 has protein sequence MGSVMSLSCSKRKATSRDEEPSNSSRKRRKLSSLNDEEEYNCRLIPNLPDELSIQILARLPRICYSSVRLVSRRWRSAVSTSEVYALRKELGITEEWLYVLTKGQDDKLLWYALDPVSTRWQRLPPMPVIVCEEESRRSLWNLKVGEIVRSLLCRRDASEQMPFCGCAIGSVDGCLYVLGGLSKSKTVSCVWRFDPIVNSWSEVSSMLANRAYSKTGVLDKKLYVVGGVDRGRGGLSPLQTAEVYDPTTDVWSQVPSMPFTKAQVLPNAFLADLLKPIATGMTCYNGRLCVPQSLYSWPFFVDVGGEVYDPETELWGEMPSGMGEGWPARQAGTKLSVVVDGELYAFDPSSSMENGKIKVYDQKEDAWKVVIGEVPVYDMTDSESPYLLAGFHGKLHFITRDHNRNVTVLRADVPDVSGSSSSSKCVLGSGSFKEKGDAVNKSDTVIWKVIASKDLGAAELVSCQVIDI, from the coding sequence ATGGGTTCTGTAATGAGCTTGAGCTGTTCCAAGAGGAAAGCAACAAGCCGAGACGAGGAACCCTCAAACTCATCTCGCAAAAGACGAAAGTTATCTTCTTTAAACGATGAAGAAGAATACAACTGCAGATTGATTCCTAACCTCCCTGATGAGCTATCTATACAGATTCTCGCTAGGCTCCCGAGAATCTGCTACTCGAGCGTTCGGTTAGTCTCACGGAGGTGGCGATCAGCCGTATCCACCTCCGAGGTCTATGCTCTGAGGAAAGAGCTTGGTATAACCGAGGAGTGGCTCTACGTGCTGACCAAAGGCCAAGATGATAAGCTTCTATGGTATGCTTTGGATCCTGTCTCCACCCGATGGCAGAGACTGCCTCCAATGCCTGTTATCGTCTGCGAAGAGGAGTCTAGAAGGAGCTTATGGAACCTCAAagtcggtgagatagtaagaaGCTTGCTCTGTAGAAGAGACGCTTCCGAGCAGATGCCCTTCTGCGGATGCGCTATTGGCTCTGTCGACGGGTGTCTCTACGTTCTCGGAGGGCTCTCCAAGTCCAAAACCGTGAGCTGCGTCTGGAGATTCGATCCCATTGTTAACTCGTGGAGCGAAGTGAGCTCTATGCTGGCCAACCGTGCTTACTCCAAAACAGGAGTGTTGGATAAGAAGCTCTACGTCGTTGGAGGCGTTGACCGTGGACGTGGAGGCTTATCTCCTCTTCAGACAGCCGAGGTTTACGATCCAACCACCGACGTTTGGTCTCAAGTCCCTAGCATGCCTTTCACTAAGGCCCAAGTGCTGCCCAACGCCTTCTTGGCTGACTTGCTGAAGCCCATCGCCACGGGGATGACTTGCTACAACGGCAGGTTGTGCGTGCCTCAGAGCTTATACTCGTGGCCTTTCTTTGTGGACGTTGGAGGTGAGGTTTATGATCCTGAGACGGAGCTTTGGGGGGAGATGCCGTCTGGGATGGGTGAAGGCTGGCCCGCGAGGCAGGCGGGGACGAAGCTGAGCGTTGTGGTGGATGGGGAGTTGTATGCTTTTGATCCTTCTAGTTCCATGGAGAATGGGAAGATTAAGGTTTATGATCAGAAGGAAGATGCTTGGAAAGTTGTTATAGGGGAAGTGCCTGTTTATGACATGACGGATTCGGAGTCTCCTTATTTGCTTGCTGGGTTTCATGGGAAGCTTCATTTCATTACTAGAGATCATAATCGTAACGTTACGGTGTTGAGAGCTGATGTGCCTGACGTATCAGGCTCTAGCTCTAGCTCCAAGTGTGTTTTGGGTTCAGGTTCTTTTAAGGAGAAGGGTGATGCAGTTAACAAGTCAGATACTGTTATTTGGAAAGTTATTGCGAGTAAGGACTTGGGTGCTGCTGAGCTTGTTAGCTGCCAAGTTATAGATATATGA
- the LOC106400461 gene encoding membrane-anchored ubiquitin-fold protein 6: protein MAGEDWIELKFRLADGTDIGPSKYNQSMTVSSLKEKIISQWPKDLENIPKTVNDLKLINAGKILDNNRTLAESRLPVGELPGMIITMHVVLRPPTLDKKSEKLQNDPPMKNRCACTIL, encoded by the exons ATGGCAGGTGAAGATTGGATAGAGCTCAAGTTTAGACTCGCTGATGGCACTGACATAGGTCCCTCCAAGTACAATCAATCTATGACTGTTTCTTCTCTCAAAGAGAAGATCATCTCTCAATGGCCTAAAG ACTTAGAAAACATTCCAAAGACTGTAAATGATTTGAAGCTCATCAATGCGGGGAAGATACTGGACAACAACAGGACACTTGCTGAATCAAGGCTTCCCGTTGGTGAACTTCCAGGAATGATCATCACTATGCATGTTGTTCTTCGCCCTCCTACTTTAGACAAAAAGAGTG AAAAACTGCAGAATGATCCTCCCATGAAGAATCGTTGCGCATGCACCATTTTGTAG